One genomic window of Fusarium fujikuroi IMI 58289 draft genome, chromosome FFUJ_chr01 includes the following:
- a CDS encoding related to Tri201-trichothecene 3-O-acetyltransferase translates to MPKQQVYHLHPLGWENDPEEERFKVTTLDYLTVCSYNNYALFFKLEDSEKERAAEILKAGLERTLAQARHYCGTIEKDPGGGHSFTKKRDSTVKFFVQWLDAPEDADKYPSFEDLEKTNFSAVTLGDLEQWSVPPMTYGEKPEAHPDNSPVVSAFKANFIRGGLVFNIHHHHYTNDVMGWAGFVHQLAENCHADVNGTKHPSWDPLNLDVSRLIKQEPPEDQKIDGPAPPERHPAHQVGVSLLFHLPKSKAAELKAKATPTDGTWISTYDAFSAFIWRNLTRIRAPVFNPDPNSTLYWCEAIDMRRRMHSPKVPPRIQHNVMFAVTSPTAPVTQPTVAQIMSEWSLSELASYIRRLTNSVTQENLDKTLEMVATIRDKTSLNTRVDAQPPLSILQTDHRDANITSADFGFAKPATYRHLLDRITEGVIIVYPPRDPSPESDEGCEFAIFYEKRLAQDLINDREWSEYFEYRGVDAEDASEAKKANGTNGVNGSS, encoded by the coding sequence ATGCCCAAGCAACAGGTCTACCATCTTCACCCACTGGGCTGGGAAAACGACCCCGAAGAGGAGCGCTTCAAGGTCACCACACTCGACTACCTCACCGTCTGCAGCTACAACAACTAcgccctcttcttcaagctaGAGGACTcggagaaagaaagagccgctgagatcctcaaggctGGGCTGGAGAGGACGCTGGCTCAGGCGAGACACTACTGTGGGACCATTGAGAAGGATCCTGGCGGTGGTCACTCGTTTACCAAGAAGAGGGATAGTACTGTGAAGTTTTTTGTGCAGTGGCTTGATGCACCTGAGGATGCGGATAAGTATCCTTCGTTTGAGGATCTGGAGAAGACGAACTTTAGTGCTGTGACGCTTGGGGATCTTGAGCAATGGAGTGTACCGCCCATGACATATGGTGAGAAGCCAGAAGCACATCCTGACAACAGTCCTGTCGTGTCAGCCTTCAAAGCCAACTTCATCCGCGGTGGTCTTGTCTtcaacatccatcatcaccattATACCAATGATGTAATGGGCTGGGCGGGCTTCGTCCATCAGCTAGCTGAGAACTGCCACGCTGATGTGAACGGCACCAAACATCCAAGCTGGGAccctctcaacctcgacgTCTCGCGCCTCATCAAGCAAGAGCCCCCAGAAGACCAAAAGATCGATGGCCCAGCTCCCCCAGAACGCCACCCCGCCCATCAAGTCGGTGTATCTCTGCTCTTCCACCTCCCCAAGAGCAAAGCAGCCGAGCTCAAAGCTAAGGCTACTCCTACTGACGGAACATGGATCTCGACATACGatgccttctcagccttcatCTGGCGCAACCTCACGCGTATCCGAGCGCCCGTCTTCAACCCCGATCCGAACTCGACTTTATACTGGTGTGAGGCGATTGATATGAGACGACGAATGCACAGCCCAAAGGTGCCACCGCGCATCCAGCACAACGTCATGTTCGCTGTGACATCTCCTACTGCGCCTGTTACGCAACCAACTGTCGCGCAGATAATGTCGGAGTGGTCGCTGTCAGAGTTGGCGTCGTACATCCGTCGCTTGACTAATAGCGTCACGCAAGAGAACCTTGACAAGACGCTTGAGATGGTGGCAACCATTCGCGACAAGACGTCACTGAACACACGAGTTGATGCACAGCCCCCGCTGTCGATTCTCCAGACCGACCATCGCGATGCAAACATCACTTCGGCTGACTTTGGCTTCGCGAAGCCAGCTACGTACCGTCACCTACTCGATCGCATCACAGAGGGTGTTATCATTGTGTACCCACCTCGCGACCCATCGCCTGAGTCAGATGAGGGATGCGAGTTTGCCATCTTCTATGAGAAGAGACTTGCTCAGGACTTGATCAATGATCGCGAATGGAGTGAGTACTTCGAGTATAGAGGCgttgatgctgaggatgCCTCTGAAGCCAAAAAGGCAAATGGCACAAACGGAGTGAACGGCTCGTCATAA
- a CDS encoding related to GMP synthase, with translation MPHIIRISILECWNDIDPSRSRYGGYGGLTSTWLRSNHRLQQQAEIHIWDIKNSMEYPNLEDYDVAIIIGSPANPKGEDPWIVKLRAFVNKGLEKEKDKKFIGFCFGHQIIALACGLSIESNDAGYELATTPIQLSEIGKGLFKQDLIYLNQCHLWSVIDNGLGQVQNIGSTDHSQVQGLFLPGRLWCLQAHPEFDPAVMGQVLDLTRSELTDEEYRKARAHNQQKLDQQVALESLVNFILE, from the exons ATGCCTCATATTATCCGAATATCCATCTTGGAATGCTGGAATGATATAGATCCCTCTAGATCAAGGTATGGTGGCTACGGCGGCCTTACATCGACTTGGCTGAGGTCCAATCATCGTTTGCAACAGCAAGCAGAAATTCACATATGGGATATTAAAAACTCGATGGAGTATCCTAACTTGGAAGACTACGATGTTGCTATAATTATTGGTTCAC CGGCAAATCCTAAAGGAGAAGATCCATGGATTGTCAAGCTCCGTGCTTTTGTCAACAAGGGActagaaaaagagaaagataagaAGTTCATTGGATTCTGTTTTGGCCATCAAATTATAGCCTTAGCCTGTGGCTTATCTATTGAAAGTAACGATGCAGGGTATGAACTTGCCACAACACCTATCCAGCTCTCAGAGATAGGAAAAGGGCTCTTTAAACAAGATTTAATT TATCTGAACCAATGCCACTTGTGGAGTGTTATAGACAATGGGCTTGGACAAGTTCAAAACATAGGTTCAACAGACCATTCTCAGGTACAAGGCCTTTTCCTTCCTGGGCGTCTTTGGTGTCTTCAAGCCCATCCTGAGTTTGATCCAGCAGTTATGGGACAGGTGCTAGACCTGACTAGATCTGAATTGACAGATGAGGAATACCGAAAGGCAAGGGCTCATAACCAACAAAAGCTTGACCAACAAGTCGCACTAGAATCATTAGTTAATTTTATTCTAGAATAA
- a CDS encoding related to multidrug resistance protein, translating to MASSPACETDALLQPNTGDEYFVETSCVTINDYGFKHYDDSFDPQGLDVQQKWTTVLLLAFMGFCVTFSCLSVVPISADITSDLSHNNDRSMYASVLVVTIWELGEAAGPLFLAPLSESLGRRPVINGANILFFLFNILAALSQDTETFIFARALSGFAVTSHVLNPAVVGDMFAPERRGSPMSLVILASFIGGAIGPICGSIIAKAWGWRSLIGIASAFAGTAEALFFAFFRETYRLLPPVSMSEDTRATDDNSPRQVETRTVLSASITRPLYIFGSSGILMSLSLYGSIVFANFYNVFTTLPGILETKYDGNTANTGFIMLFFSAGSAAGIMISHVSLDRVYHVMKESHGNHVGQPEFRLPIAIAGSLALPPGILLYGWTSEFELPLHTMAFSLFLLGASIMLIILPLSAYIVDAFTLYSASALTAFVISRCLMCTMMPLVTAILIERLNYGYGFSIVALLNIIVLPIPIIVFQYGSRWRQGSSYTQDI from the exons ATGGCTTCCTCCCCAGCTTGTGAGACTGATGCGCTTCTTCAGCCAAATACAGGCGACGAATATTTTGTTGAAACTAGTTGCGTTACGATCAACGACTATGGCTTCAAACACTACGATGATAGTTTCGATCCGCAAGGGTTGGATGTGCAACAAAAGTGGACCACCGTGCTACTTCTCGCCTTCATGGGGTTTTGTGT AACATTTAGTTGCCTTTCAGTAGTACCCATTTCAGCTGATATCACCTCTGACCTTTCCCACAACAATGATAGAAGCATGTACGCTAGCGTACTGGTCGTTACTATCTGGGAGCTTGGTGAGGCAGCAGGGCCACTTTTTCTCGCACCATTATCGGAAAGCTTAGGAAGACGGCCTGTCATAAATGGCGCCAACATATTATTCTTCCTTTTCAACATTCTGGCGGCTCTTTCTCAAGACACAGAAACATTCATTTTCGCGCGAGCCCTTTCTGGCTTCGCAGTCACCTCTCATGTCCTTAATCCGGCAGTAGTAGGGGACATGTTCGCTCCTGAGCGTCGAGGATCACCCATGAGCTTGGTAATTCTCGCGTCATTTATCGGTGGTGCTATTGGTCCCATATGCGGCAGTATTATTGCCAAAGCGTGGGGCTGGCGATCACTTATCGGAATCGCTTCTGCTTTCGCCGGTACAGCCGAAGCCCTGTTCTTCGCTTTCTTCCGGGAGACGTATCGATTGCTGCCCCCTGTCAGTATGAGCGAAGATACCCGCGCGACAGATGATAACAGCCCTCGCCAAGTGGAGACTCGGAcagttctctctgcttcaATTACCAGACCCTTGTATATTTTTGGCTCCTCTGGTATTCTTATGAGCCTCTCACTCTACGGTTCTATCGTCTTCGCTAATTTCTACAATGTGTTCACGACGCTTCCTGGCATACTTGAAACAAAGTACGATGGAAACACAGCCAATACTGGCTTTATCATGCTCTTTTTTAGTGCAGGATCGGCAGCCGGCATTATGATCTCTCACGTATCTCTTGACAGGGTCTACCACGTCATGAAAGAGTCGCATGGCAATCATGTAGGCCAACCGGAGTTTAGACTGCCCATCGCAATAGCAGGCTCGTTAGCATTGCCACCCGGTATTTTGCTATATGGCTGGACTTCAGAGTTTGAACTACCTCTGCATACAATGGCATTCTCCCTCTTTCTGCTTGGTGCATCTATTATGCTGATCATTTTGCCGCTGTCAGCGTATATCGTGGATGCGTTCACCCTATATTCGGCCAGTGCATTGACAGCATTCGTCATCTCGCGGTGTTTAATGTGCACCATGATGCCTCTTGTAACCGCGATTCTTATAGAACGGTTGAACTATGGATACGGGTTTTCGATTGTGGCCCTGTTGAATATCATAGTGCTTCCAATCCCGATAATTGTTTTTCAATATGGGTCACGGTGGAGGCAAGGATCATCCTACACGCAAGATATATGA